In a single window of the Cuculus canorus isolate bCucCan1 chromosome 25, bCucCan1.pri, whole genome shotgun sequence genome:
- the KAT7 gene encoding histone acetyltransferase KAT7 isoform X2 — MSGFVLLQRNAGSSSDGTEDSDFSTDPEHTDSSESDGTSRRSARVTRSSARLSQSSQDSSPVRNPPSFGAEEPIYSTRRVTRSQQQPAPVTPKKYPLRQTRSSGSETEQVVDFSDRDTKNAADHDESPPRTPTGNAPSSESDIDISSPNVSHDESIAKDMSMKDSGSDLSHRPKRRRFHESYNFNMKCPTPGCNSLGHLTGKHERHFSISGCPLYHNLSADECKVRAQSRDKQIEERMLAHRQDDNNRHATRHQAPTERQLRYKEKVAELRKKRNSGLSKEQKEKYMEHRQTYGNTREPLLENLTSEYDLELFRRAQARASEDLEKLRLQGQITEGSNMIKTIAFGRYELDTWYHSPYPEEYARLGRLYMCEFCLKYMKSQTILRRHMAKCVWKHPPGDEIYRKGSISVFEVDGKKNKIYCQNLCLLAKLFLDHKTLYYDVEPFLFYVMTEADNTGCHLIGYFSKEKNSFLNYNVSCILTMPQYMRQGYGKMLIDFSYLLSKVEEKVGSPERPLSDLGLISYRSYWKEVLLRYLHNFQGKEISIKEISQETAVNPVDIVSTLQALQMLKYWKGKHLVLKRQDLIDEWIAKEAKRSNSNKIMDPSCLKWTPPKGT, encoded by the exons ATGTCTGGGTTTGTGCTTTTGCAGAGGAACGCGGGCAGTAGCTCGGATGGGACTGAAGACTCTGATTTCTCGACTGATCCTGAGCACACAGACAGTTCTGAAAGCGATGGCACATCACGGCGATCCGCCCGGGTGACCCGCTCCTCAGCCAGGCTCAGTCAGAGCTCGCAAG ATTCCAGCCCAGTCCGTAATCCACCATCATTTGGAGCTGAAGAACCCATCTATTCCACACGGAGGGTGACCCGCAGCCAACAGCAGCCGGCTCCCGTGACTCCAAAGAAGTACCCTCTCAGGCAGACACGCTCCTCGGGGTCGGAGACTGAGCAAGTGGTTGACTTTTCTGACAGAG ACACTAAAAATGCAGCGGATCATGATGAGTCTCCGCCTCGTACCCCCACTGGAAATGCCCCTTCCTCAGAGTCTGATATTGATATCTCCAGTCCAAACGTGTCCCATGATGAGAGCATTGCCAAGGACATGTCCATGAAGGATTCTGGAAGTGACCTGTCTCACCGCCCTAAGCGCCGCCGCTTCCATGAAAGCTACAATTTCAACATGAAATGTCCCACTCCTGGTTGTAACTCTTTAG GACACCTGACTGGAAAACACGAGCGACACTTTTCCATATCGGGGTGTCCGCTGTATCACAATCTCTCAGCAGATGAATGCAAG GTGCGAGCCCAGAGTCGGGATAAGCAGATTGAGGAGAGGATGCTGGCCCATCGGCAGGATGACAATAATAGGCACGCCACCAGACACCAG GCACCGACAGAGAGACAGTTGCGGTACAAAGAGAAAGTGGCAGAGCTCAGGAAGAAGCGGAACTCGGGACTGAGCaaggaacaaaaggaaaagtataTG GAGCACAGGCAAACCTACGGCAACACCAGAGAACCTCTGCTTGAAAACCTGACAAGTGAATATGACCTTGAGCTCTTCCGAAGGGCACAAGCACGAGCATCTGAAGACCTG GAGAAGTTGCGGCTCCAGGGACAGATCACAGAAGGCAGCAACATGATTAAAACAATTGCTTTTGGCCGTTATGAGCTGGATACCTGGTACCATTCTCCCTACCCAGAGGAGTACGCTCGCCTGGGCCGCCTCTACATGTGTGAGTTCTGTCTCAAATACATGAAGAGCCAGACAATTCTGCGCAGACACATG GCCAAATGTGTTTGGAAACATCCACCCGGTGATGAAATCTACCGCAAAGGCTCCATTTCGGTGTTTGAGGTGGATGGGAAAAAGAACAAG ATCTACTGTCAAAACCTGTGTCTGCTGGCAAAGCTTTTCCTGGACCACAAAACACTGTATTATGATGTTGAACCCTTCCTCTTCTATGTCATGACAGAAGCTGACAACACGGGCTGTCACCTGATCGGCTATTTCTCCAAG gAGAAGAATTCCTTTCTCAACTACAACGTCTCTTGTATCCTGACAATGCCTCAGTATATGAGGCAAGGTTACGGCAAAATGCTCATCGACTTCA GCTATTTGCTTTCTAAAGTAGAAGAGAAGGTTGGCTCTCCAGAACGCCCTCTGTCTGATCTAGGTCTCATCAGTTACCGTAGTTACTGGAAGGAGGTTCTCCTTCGTTACCTACACAATTTCCAAGGAAAAGAGATCTCTATAAAAG AAATCAGCCAGGAGACAGCAGTGAACCCCGTCGACATTGTCAGCACCTTGCAGGCACTTCAGATGCTCAAGTACTGGAAGGGAAAGCACCTGGTCCTGAAAAGACAG GATCTGATTGATGAATGGATAGCCAAAGAGGCAAAACGATCCAACAGCAATAAGATAATGGATCCCAGCTGTTTGAAATGGACCCCTCCTAAGGGTACTTAA
- the KAT7 gene encoding histone acetyltransferase KAT7 isoform X1 has translation MPRRKRNAGSSSDGTEDSDFSTDPEHTDSSESDGTSRRSARVTRSSARLSQSSQDSSPVRNPPSFGAEEPIYSTRRVTRSQQQPAPVTPKKYPLRQTRSSGSETEQVVDFSDRDTKNAADHDESPPRTPTGNAPSSESDIDISSPNVSHDESIAKDMSMKDSGSDLSHRPKRRRFHESYNFNMKCPTPGCNSLGHLTGKHERHFSISGCPLYHNLSADECKVRAQSRDKQIEERMLAHRQDDNNRHATRHQAPTERQLRYKEKVAELRKKRNSGLSKEQKEKYMEHRQTYGNTREPLLENLTSEYDLELFRRAQARASEDLEKLRLQGQITEGSNMIKTIAFGRYELDTWYHSPYPEEYARLGRLYMCEFCLKYMKSQTILRRHMAKCVWKHPPGDEIYRKGSISVFEVDGKKNKIYCQNLCLLAKLFLDHKTLYYDVEPFLFYVMTEADNTGCHLIGYFSKEKNSFLNYNVSCILTMPQYMRQGYGKMLIDFSYLLSKVEEKVGSPERPLSDLGLISYRSYWKEVLLRYLHNFQGKEISIKEISQETAVNPVDIVSTLQALQMLKYWKGKHLVLKRQDLIDEWIAKEAKRSNSNKIMDPSCLKWTPPKGT, from the exons ATGCCGCGCAGGAAG AGGAACGCGGGCAGTAGCTCGGATGGGACTGAAGACTCTGATTTCTCGACTGATCCTGAGCACACAGACAGTTCTGAAAGCGATGGCACATCACGGCGATCCGCCCGGGTGACCCGCTCCTCAGCCAGGCTCAGTCAGAGCTCGCAAG ATTCCAGCCCAGTCCGTAATCCACCATCATTTGGAGCTGAAGAACCCATCTATTCCACACGGAGGGTGACCCGCAGCCAACAGCAGCCGGCTCCCGTGACTCCAAAGAAGTACCCTCTCAGGCAGACACGCTCCTCGGGGTCGGAGACTGAGCAAGTGGTTGACTTTTCTGACAGAG ACACTAAAAATGCAGCGGATCATGATGAGTCTCCGCCTCGTACCCCCACTGGAAATGCCCCTTCCTCAGAGTCTGATATTGATATCTCCAGTCCAAACGTGTCCCATGATGAGAGCATTGCCAAGGACATGTCCATGAAGGATTCTGGAAGTGACCTGTCTCACCGCCCTAAGCGCCGCCGCTTCCATGAAAGCTACAATTTCAACATGAAATGTCCCACTCCTGGTTGTAACTCTTTAG GACACCTGACTGGAAAACACGAGCGACACTTTTCCATATCGGGGTGTCCGCTGTATCACAATCTCTCAGCAGATGAATGCAAG GTGCGAGCCCAGAGTCGGGATAAGCAGATTGAGGAGAGGATGCTGGCCCATCGGCAGGATGACAATAATAGGCACGCCACCAGACACCAG GCACCGACAGAGAGACAGTTGCGGTACAAAGAGAAAGTGGCAGAGCTCAGGAAGAAGCGGAACTCGGGACTGAGCaaggaacaaaaggaaaagtataTG GAGCACAGGCAAACCTACGGCAACACCAGAGAACCTCTGCTTGAAAACCTGACAAGTGAATATGACCTTGAGCTCTTCCGAAGGGCACAAGCACGAGCATCTGAAGACCTG GAGAAGTTGCGGCTCCAGGGACAGATCACAGAAGGCAGCAACATGATTAAAACAATTGCTTTTGGCCGTTATGAGCTGGATACCTGGTACCATTCTCCCTACCCAGAGGAGTACGCTCGCCTGGGCCGCCTCTACATGTGTGAGTTCTGTCTCAAATACATGAAGAGCCAGACAATTCTGCGCAGACACATG GCCAAATGTGTTTGGAAACATCCACCCGGTGATGAAATCTACCGCAAAGGCTCCATTTCGGTGTTTGAGGTGGATGGGAAAAAGAACAAG ATCTACTGTCAAAACCTGTGTCTGCTGGCAAAGCTTTTCCTGGACCACAAAACACTGTATTATGATGTTGAACCCTTCCTCTTCTATGTCATGACAGAAGCTGACAACACGGGCTGTCACCTGATCGGCTATTTCTCCAAG gAGAAGAATTCCTTTCTCAACTACAACGTCTCTTGTATCCTGACAATGCCTCAGTATATGAGGCAAGGTTACGGCAAAATGCTCATCGACTTCA GCTATTTGCTTTCTAAAGTAGAAGAGAAGGTTGGCTCTCCAGAACGCCCTCTGTCTGATCTAGGTCTCATCAGTTACCGTAGTTACTGGAAGGAGGTTCTCCTTCGTTACCTACACAATTTCCAAGGAAAAGAGATCTCTATAAAAG AAATCAGCCAGGAGACAGCAGTGAACCCCGTCGACATTGTCAGCACCTTGCAGGCACTTCAGATGCTCAAGTACTGGAAGGGAAAGCACCTGGTCCTGAAAAGACAG GATCTGATTGATGAATGGATAGCCAAAGAGGCAAAACGATCCAACAGCAATAAGATAATGGATCCCAGCTGTTTGAAATGGACCCCTCCTAAGGGTACTTAA